The genomic interval TGTTTCCTAGCCCACCAGAGCTAGAGCAATAGGAAGGCTCAGTGTGGAGCGTCAGGGGATTCTCTGCAAGCTGCTGGGGGCTTCCTCCTGCCCTTCCACATCAGTCTCTACAGAATTCTGCCTCTCCTGAAGTGGTAGTGCAGTGGCTAAGGCTCTAGACTCTGCTGCTGGGTGGCCCTGGTGTgaacctggctctgccacttcactGGGAGAAAGGTCTGTGGGAACATTTAGTAAGTTGGAGGCCTGTTatgacatgtatatacacaccaACACATATTCAAATGTGTGTGCATTCATACATGCTCATGTGCACAACCACACATGCTCAACAAAAACACATAACGCGTATATATGTACACAGGTAGACAAACAGACGATTGCATGCAGTGAAAATAGGGATTAATTTCTATTCCAGCCCCCCATCCCTGTGGCTGATCCCAGCCTTTACTGTAGtgtgcttttccttttcctgtgttCTACTCATTTCTATCCCTTCATCAAATTCCTGTCATTTCCTCCAAATGCACAGGTATCACCCCAGCTTATCTTCCTAGTTGGGGGTGGCTGATTTGCCCTTTTGCCCCAGAATCTGCTACCACTAGGTTCTTGTCTCTGAGCTGTGCCTAGTGAGTGGTGAATTGGAGGTGGAGAACTCTGGATTTATCTCTCACTACTCCCTCCTCTCACCAACTCTGCCCCAGGTTGTGAATTTCCCACCAGCACTTTATGAGTACGTGACTGGAGAACTTGGGCTGGCCCTGGTGCTGGTCCTGAACAAGGTGGATCTGGCCCCACCTGCCCTCGTGGTTGCCTGGAAGCATTATTTTCACCAACACTATCCCCAGCTCCACATTGTTCTTTTCACCTCTTTTCCTCGGGATCCCCGCACCCAACAGGACCCTAGTAGTGGTAAGTGGGCGGTGAGGGCAACATGGGAGAGGTAGGGTGGCAGGGGACAAGATACAGAGAGGCTTATTGACAAAGGTACTTGGGTGGGGTGTATAGACCTGTGTGCTAACATTTTTGTGTTCTCTGATCTCAGTCTTGAAGAAGAGTCGGAGGCGGGGGAGAGGATGGACTCAGGCTCTGGGGCCTGAGCAATTGCTGAGAGCCTGTGAAGCTATCACTGCTGGGAAAGGTATGTGCCCATAAAGGAGAGCTGTGGGAGGCCAAGCCTGGAGTCATTTGCCCACCCTTCCTGAAGTCAGCCTTTTCTATTGTGGATGCAGGTGAGAggcggggagggaaggaggagggagccaCTGACCAACTTTGAGGAAAAAGAGAGGCAGCAGGTAGGCAGGAGCCCCAGTGATTTGCTGCCTTCAGTCTTCCAAGTCCTTTTCAGAAACTCAGAGATGATTGCACACGAATGCACATGATTCCAGGTGGGGTCAGGTGAAGGCTAGGAGAGTTGGTACTACAACCTGTATATTGTGCAGGTTGGCACTAGCCACCTCCAGAGGGCACCGGTCACATCCCTTGTGATGCGCATAGTCTGCACCATCATATACTGTGGCTCCAGGGAGAACCTTTTTCATCTCTTCCCTCCCTGAGCAGTGGATTTGAGCAGCTGGCGGGAGAAGATTGCCCGGGATGTGGCTGGGGCAACCTGGGGTAATGGCTccggggaagaggaggaagaggaggatgggCCAGCAGTCCTGGTGGAGCAGCAGACTGACTCAGCGATGGAGCCAACTGGCCCAACCCGGGAGCACTATAAGGACGGGGTGGTGACCATCGGCTGTGTGGGTAAGGAAGTGACAGCCCATGTATGGAGGCCTCCTAAGAGGTACCGAGTTTTAACATTTGGGAAAGAGGGAAGGTGATCAGAGGAAGCCACAGGCTCTCTGCTATAGTGGAAGGATCATGGCACGCATAAGTGCCATCTCTCTTCAGCTGTTACTGATCTTGAGTGAGTTATTTACCCACTCTTGGTGTCTTAGTAACTTAAGAGTCTTAGGGAGTTTGGTTTTTATAGTGAGGACACTGATATCCATTTAAAAGAGTGAATGTGAGGATCAAAAGGAATAGTACAAAATCTAATAATGCCTGACAAATAATGGTAGTAGCTGCCAAAACTTTACATGTACCTGGTGCttatatgtgccagacactgtgctaagtgacaTGTGTGGTAACTCTTCCAGTCGTAGTAAATAGTCCGTATTAGAGTGATGACTAATCATAGTAAGAGCTTAGCTAGTGTTAGTTTCCTTCTGGGTTTTATGCTTTTAAGTCTGTTCTCAAGGAGAGCCTTTCCTTAAATAAGAACCTTGTCTTTGCTTTTGGTGGGGGAGAAAGAAATATATGAGTAGGGCTCAGGGCCCCTTTTTGTTTTGGGTGGAAGAGGTGAAAAGTGACTTTGCTGAAGTTGTGGTAGCTGAGGAGGTGAGACTGGAGCCAAAAAAGGCCCAGCCCAGAGGAATTAGTGAGAACAGAGTAGGGAGTTGGGCTCCTTAGAAGTGTTCCTGACTTAACTGTCAGTCCTCATTTTGTCCTGGGAAGAACCTGCCTTACTGCTGACAGATGGTTCCTTTCTAGTTGTTCACTCTGGCTTCCCCTCCCCTGACTTCTGACCCCAGCTGTCCCCCTTCTCTCAGCAGCTGCTGCCTTGACTTGTCTGTGTTCAGGTTGGGGTAAGAGGGAGAGTGTTATCTGTGGCATGGGCAGCCCTGGGCTTGGATTTCTCCCCAGCTCTCATTCATTTGTCCAgttaacaaatacttactgagcggCAGGTGCCAGGTGCTATTCCAGGGAGGGATATGGCACTGTGACAATGGCAGaaaagtccctgccctcatggagcttgttTTCTTGTCAGTAAATCTATTCATGGTCTGAAATCATAGTATTTAGAGGCAAAGAAAGGGATGGAGAGTGACTGGGAGAGAAGTGTTCCTCAGAGAAAGCCTGGGATTCTGATTTGCAGTGGCTGTTTGGAGATGTGGGGAAGGACCTTCCAGGCCAAGGGGTCAGGAAATGACAGGGTCTTGAGGTGGGGGCGAGCTTGGTGATTGTGGGGTGTGCAAGGTAGATTGGGGAATGGGGGCCGGGAAAGAGAATTCGGGGTGAGGTTAGAAAGTCACAGGCCACATCATGTGAGATCTCACAGATGTGAGAAggcattttggattttatttcaaGTCTGATGAGAATCTGGTGGTGGGCTTTAAGCAAGGGAGTGACAGGAGTTGATTTTCTGTTTAGAAGTTTATCTGCTAAACTTCAGATTTATGTTCAGGGGgcaagaaagaaagcagagagagTGGTCAGGAGCTTCCCAGGAATCTGGGGGAGAAGTGAAAGTTGCTCAGTAGCACTGCGAAGGCAGAGGTGGGGAGATAGGATCAGAAACAGGATATATTTGAAGGTAAATTAAATGATATTGTAAtgggttgcattgggggcataaGAGAAAGTGAAGAACAGAGAAGGACATCCAGGGTTTTGTATTGAGTGACAGGGAATACTGAGATAGGAAGCCTGGGGGAGAAGCAGTTTTGGAGGGTTAGGGGAGGGAATCAGAAATTAAATTTGAGGTTCTTTTAGAATACCCCAAGTGGAGATGTTGAATAGTCAGTGGGTATGGGAGACCAGAGCTTAGAGGACTGGAGATTGGCATCTGGGAGAGGTTTAAGTCTGGTGAGCTGCTGGTGGATATAAATGGTATTTAAGGCCATGGGATTGGTAGGAAGAAGAGGGCCAAGCCAGCATTTAGAGGTTGGGCAAAGgaggaaaccaagggagtgtccCAGAAGTCAAATGCAGAAAGTGTTTGGAGAGGAAAGTGGGGCTGCactgtttcaaatgttgctgataggTCTAATGAGGTCAGGCTAGACATGCTCAGCAGGCTTGGCAACGTGAAGATCGGTGGTTCAGTGGAGTTGGGGAGAGGAAGCCAGACTGAGGTAGGCCAGAGAGAGAGGTGGCCAGCAGCAAGGTGGAACTGCACGTGATGTCAACGCAAGAAGGAGCCAGGCATGGCAGCAGCATACTGCATCATTCAGGGATAGGCAGGCTATAAAACTAAAGGGAAACATGAGGAGTGAAATCCCTTACACCTCAGGGGAAGGCTCATGTGCAGTGGGAGAGGATTATGCTCAAGAAGGGATAAGTAGGGTCTCCAAGGATACTTGTCATGCTGGGTCTGGGAAGGGTGACATGAGGTTCATCAggcatatttatattttccacaCTTTTTGTGTATGTTAAAGTTCCTAGTGACAAAGAGGATGGCATGAGAAAATTATTGACAAAAAATCAGCAAGTCTTTTAAGGAGTTTTACTATAAAGTGGACAGAGAATGGGGCTTAGGTTGTCACAGGAGGGttattttctccctccttccctcctttgaAAAAGAGGTAATTCAGTGAGTAGTGCCTGTGCGCACTCAGCGGGGTGGTACCAGCCTCAGTCAGCCGCCTCGCCCCCAACAGGCGCTGGATgggcagagctgtggctctgccagGGGAGGAAGATGAGGGGTGAGGTGGGACCAGGGAGCGCACTAGCCAGAGAGCTGGAGCACCTGCTCTAAGCTGGGTGAAAAGGGAAGTGAGAACACAGACCCATACTGAAGTGTTGCTGTGCTAGAGGCAGAGGCAAAGATGTGTTGGAATGGATGAACCAGAGTAAGTGAGCTGGGAAGGTAGGATGTCAGGGCAGGGGGTGCTTGCAGTTGAGATTTCGGAGGTGTGAAGGCACAACATCTGGATATGATGGGAGTGGGTGGCTGAGATGGGGTGGTGGCAGCAGTCTTTAGAAGGGAGGTCCTGGCACTGAGAGGCTGGAGTGCTGAATGGGAGGTCTGTGCAGGGACTGAAGTTGGCCAGCATGAAAGGGTGGTCATGAAAGCAGCAGTGAGTCCCAAGGGCTTCTGGTCTTATCCTTGGAGACATTGTGATAATGATGAGATGTGAGTCTTGCTCATATTGGGCACTTGGCTTGCTGTAGGTAACTGAACCATGCCATTGTATTTGTTTCTCACTGAATCCTGCCACCCTGAATTTGGAATTATCTGCACTGTAAAATGAGGAGCAAGTGCTCAGAAAGTGAAGTAAATTAAATTGCCTTAGGTCACAAAGCTGGCAAGTGGAGGGGCTGGACTTGAACCATGGCAGTGCAGAGCCTGATGTGCaacttctaatgttttactgCTTCCCTCATTCTGAGCCTCATTTCCCCTTTCTGCTCTAGCTATAGGCCCATTTCCTACCCAGTATACAGTAAGGACCTGTCAGATGGTAAtctgccttgccttcctcaggtttccccaatgtggggaagtcCTCACTGATCAACGGGCTGGTGGGGCGGAAGGTGGTGAGTGTCTCCAGAACTCCGGGCCATACCCGATACTTTCAGACCTACTTCCTCACCCCGTCTGTGAAGCTCTGTGACTGCCCCGGCCTCATATTCCCTTCCCTTCTGCCACGGCAGTTGCAGGTATGAGGGCAGAGTggtcagggagggagagggggcaggaGCTCAAGTCAGGGGCTGAGTGCTCTTTCTGCTCCTCAGGTTCTGGCAGGGATCTACCCCATCGCCCAAATCCAGGAGCCATACACCGCTGTGGGCTACCTGGCCTCCCGAATCCCTGTGCAGGCCCTGCTCCACCTGCGCCACCCAGAGGCAGAGGACCTCTCAGCAGAACACCCCTGGTGTGCCTGGGATATCTGTGAAGGTGGGCCCCGTGTGCCTGGTTTCTCCTCCTCTCGCCCTTAACTCTGCGCTgtctcctctctttttctcagagGTCTGTCGCTAGTGAAACGACTGGCCCTTCACTCCTTGACTTCTATCTGTGGGCCAGCAAATCTCTGGCCTGAAATGTTCTGGGGAAAACTGGAAAGATTGTGTTAAGGGATCAGGGTGATGGTGAATGGACATGGTTAACATCTTCCTTGCCTATTACTCTTTTCTCCCTCCAGCCTGGGCAGAAAAACGGGGTTACAAGACAGCCAAGGCAGCCCGGAACGATGTATACAGAGCGGCCAATAGCCTCCTGCGGCTGGCGCTGGACGGCCGCCTGAGCCTGTGTTTCCATCCCCCAGGCTACAGTGAACAGAAAGGTCAGACAgccagtagttcctgtgtggtagcATAGGCAACACATTGTGTGCTCTGTGGCCACACAGAGCGAGGGTCAAATCTGGGTTCTGTACCTGTTGGCCAGGTCTGTGTTACTAAGCATCTCTGAGACAGTTCCCTAATCTTCAAAAGCAGGATGGCAGTTGCCCCCTGGCAAGGTGGTGGCAAAGAGTGGGGTTCATGTGTGCAGCGCTTCTGTTCAGAGCCTAGCATGTGaaaggttgaatgaatgaatgcatccaGCAGCTATAGAAAGTACTGTTAGTCTTAGTCTTTGCCTCCTtcctgtctttctctggctttagTTCCTTGCTCAAAaccttcctccattctttttttgttttggttcccCAGGCACTTGGGAGTCCCATCCGGAGACTACGGAGCTGGTGGTTTtgcagggcagggtggggccaGCAggtgacgaggaggaggaggaagaggaagagctgagcagctcctgtgaggaggagggagaggaggaccGGGATGCAGatgaggagggggaaggggatgaggacaccccagcctcagccccaggGTCTAGCCTGGCCGCCCGAAACCCTTATGCCCTGCTGGGTGAGGACGAGTGCTGAGTCCCTGCCTTGCACCATCTTCTCTGCATAATATCTTTGCTTTTGGACTGACCTGGGGGTATCACCCCATTGCTGCCCCAACTGTGAATAAAGATTGTCTGCTTTGTAGCCCCTTCCCCAGATGGACTGAGGTGAGAGCAGCTGTTCCAGGCCATCGGCTATGGAagcctctctcctcttctcccttttcttGTGCATTCTCTTTGCAAAGGAAAATTTTCTTAGGGGTTAATTCAATGGGTTCTAAGGCCCTGAAACCTGCTGGCTCTGTTCCTACTCCCAGTCCATACTTTAGAAATCCCATTATCGACATGGGGAGGGGAAGTTGCTTCAGGCTTTTGAGGCCTGGTCTAAATCCCCTTTTGGAGTTGTGTCATTTCCTCTTGGATTTGAGCAGCAGCCTTGTACGCCCCCTGTTGCCAGACATGGGTCATACCAGGACCTTCTGGGAGAAGAAGCAATAGAGGTGTCACAAGCTGATGTCTCTGAGATTTTTACAAGATTTATTCGAATTCAGCAAATACTTAATGAGTGCCTCCTGTGCATCTGGACCTAAGCTAAGCGCTGAGCATATAAAGATGCACAAACAGGGCCTAACCTAAATGTTCAGCCTGGCCAAGATCAAGACTCTGTTCTCAGGCAGCCAAGGTTTTGGATTAAGAAGGGTGTGTAATGTTCTCCAAATCCTCAGGGCTCATAACAGTATAATTCTAGGTCTTCCTGTTGATAGGGATTTTTAATTGAGACTAAATGCTTGTGAAAATGTTGACTGTAGTCTTAATTACTGACAACTAGTATACACTTTATGATTTGACCACACCAGCCCTTGAAGTACAGTGTTAAGCTTGATTATTTAAAGGCCTGTACACGCTAAGAGTGTATGAGATTCATAGGAGAGGACACAGAACCAGCCTCCTGAATCCCTCTTATCCTGGTTTGGGTGTGGAGCCACAGTGAATCAGTGCAGGGTCTGAGCCAGGAGTCAGCAGGAGGTCAGAGCGATCTTAACGGAGTCATGTGtatttcagcagtgatcagcccTTGTGAGTCAAAGCATCTTAAGCCTTGCTGTACTTCTCTTGTTAAGGGCTTTGTTTTATTGGCTGCCAGTGTTGTGTGGGGCAGTAGCAAAAAGTGTAATTTGAGAGTTTGGCCATGTAGGGGTGAGGAGAATTGGGAGTACCAGATTCCTTCTCTTCACTCTAAAGCATCCCATTCAGGTTCTGGGTTACAGGGCAGTTTCTGTAATGTCAGCAGAGACCCTGTCAACccagaaacaaatgaaacaagTGTATTTAGGCGAGGCTGAGTTATTTAGGCCACACATTTCCATAAGCTCACCCCTCCCTTGGTCTCAGTGAAGACATAAGTCCTGGAATTTATACCCCAGTGTGAAGTTTAAATACTGCCAGTGTGTGAATGTGCTTGAAGGTTGCTCAAAATGTTCTTTAAGAAAGTCTCAGTTGGGAGAAAAATCCACTTCCCATCTTGGGCTCTTAGGCCAGGCTCAGCTAATGGAAGAAAGGCAGCGTAAAGCTTGGCTTCCCCTGAGGGTTCATGATGTTCCAGGAAGCTTAGAGGACTTCTGTGCTGCTGGAGATGAGGTGGGGACATTGGATCACCTCAAGAAGTTGAAAACGGAAGAAAATTCCTTTTGCGCCCCCTCTATGGTGTGTCTCTTCACTTGAGGTCTCATGAATTTAAACCAGGGGCATTTGGGAGAGTGTGGTTGGGGGTGGAAAGTTGAGATCTGAAGCTGAGGAGGGGGGAGTTTTGTGCTGAAGACCTGGAAGGAGGCAACTCTAACATCACCATGGGGCTAGACTAAATTATTCCTCCCAAGCCCCGTTAGTGACTTGCTTGCTCTCTAGAAAGTAAGTCTGGGAAAAAAACTACTGGCAACAAACGGGCTCAGGAAGAGAGGAGTAAACAATACCTCAACACTGTGGCCTGAGGCAGAAGTTGAAACTGATGGGCAGAGGAAACCAGAGTCCAGTCACCCCTCCTGCTGAAATACCCAGGACCCCTATCCTCACACCCCTTTGCCTGGGTCAGGTCCACCATAAGGATACTTGACCATGAGGTCTGGGGCTCTTGACAATTCACATAGCTTCTGGCCAGTCTCTCGATGAGAGGAACCAGTGCTTTTCTTATTCATACTGGAATTCTACTTCCTAGCTCCCCTTCCTCCAGACTAAGTTCTGAGACAAAGAAATTGACCCTACCCTCAAAGAGTAAAATAGCCAGACACAAATAATAATACAGTAATTCTATAGTACTATGTAggttataaaataattacatgtATCCATTGGACTGTTGTAACTAAGGTGCACAACTGGAATCACTCCAAGGATTCATTGACCCACTGAGTATTTCTCAAGCAATTACTGGGTGCCAGTCGCTGCTGAGTAGCGATAGAGAAATGGGCCTTTATGGAGCTCACAATTTACTGGACAGCAGGAACAACTGAATAGACAATTAGAAAAAAAGTGTGGCTCTAAGTGCTGTGAAAGGGTGGTACTAAAGTCTGTGCAGGAGGGTCTTTAGGATGCTGATCAGGAAAGAGTGGCAGACAGGGCTGGAGGCTGTATCAAGTTCTGTAAGACTGAAAAAGTGAGTAGTTTGTGGTAAAGAATTGCTATGGGAACACCCAATTGAGGCAGCTAAGCAAGTCATGGTGTCAGAGGAAGCCTAGAGGAGCAGAGGTCCAAGCCAAGGCCTGAAGACAGCAGGAGTTAGCCAAGCATTgagaggggaag from Manis pentadactyla isolate mManPen7 chromosome 16, mManPen7.hap1, whole genome shotgun sequence carries:
- the GNL1 gene encoding guanine nucleotide-binding protein-like 1: MPRKKPFSVKQKKKQLQDKRERKRGLQDGLRSSSNSRSGSRERREEQTDTSDGESVTHHIRRLNQQPSQGLGPRGYDPNRYRLHFERDSREEVERRKRAAREQVLQPVSAELLELDIREVFQPGSVLDFPRRPPWSYEMSKEQLMSQEERSFQEYLGKIHGAYTSEKLSYFEHNLETWRQLWRVLEMSDVVLLITDIRHPVVNFPPALYEYVTGELGLALVLVLNKVDLAPPALVVAWKHYFHQHYPQLHIVLFTSFPRDPRTQQDPSSVLKKSRRRGRGWTQALGPEQLLRACEAITAGKVDLSSWREKIARDVAGATWGNGSGEEEEEEDGPAVLVEQQTDSAMEPTGPTREHYKDGVVTIGCVGFPNVGKSSLINGLVGRKVVSVSRTPGHTRYFQTYFLTPSVKLCDCPGLIFPSLLPRQLQVLAGIYPIAQIQEPYTAVGYLASRIPVQALLHLRHPEAEDLSAEHPWCAWDICEAWAEKRGYKTAKAARNDVYRAANSLLRLALDGRLSLCFHPPGYSEQKGTWESHPETTELVVLQGRVGPAGDEEEEEEEELSSSCEEEGEEDRDADEEGEGDEDTPASAPGSSLAARNPYALLGEDEC